Proteins co-encoded in one Schaalia radingae genomic window:
- the pyrH gene encoding UMP kinase, whose protein sequence is MAMSQRRVLLKLSGEAFGGGKVGLDPTVVRQIAEQVAQAVHQGIQVAIVVGGGNFFRGAELSRSGLDRARADYMGMLGTVMNALALQDFIEQAGVPSRVQTAISMQQVAEPYIPLRAIRHMEKGRVVVFGAGAGMPYFSTDTVSAQRALETHCDELLVAKNGVDGVYDDDPRSNPNARRFDFLTYSDALARGLKVVDAAAFALSRDNGLTMRVFGMSEPGNITKALMGESIGTLVTATPSDDEE, encoded by the coding sequence ATGGCGATGTCTCAGCGCCGAGTATTACTGAAACTGTCAGGAGAAGCATTCGGCGGTGGCAAAGTAGGTCTCGATCCTACCGTCGTCAGACAGATTGCCGAACAGGTCGCGCAGGCAGTTCACCAGGGCATCCAGGTCGCCATTGTGGTGGGCGGGGGCAACTTCTTCCGAGGTGCCGAATTGTCACGCTCTGGACTGGACCGTGCACGCGCCGACTATATGGGGATGCTCGGTACTGTCATGAATGCCCTGGCATTGCAGGACTTCATCGAACAGGCTGGCGTCCCCAGTCGTGTGCAGACCGCCATCTCCATGCAACAGGTCGCTGAGCCCTATATTCCGCTGCGCGCCATTCGTCACATGGAAAAGGGCCGCGTGGTCGTCTTCGGTGCTGGTGCCGGAATGCCGTACTTTTCGACCGACACTGTCTCCGCTCAGCGCGCACTGGAAACCCACTGCGACGAACTACTCGTCGCGAAGAATGGGGTCGACGGTGTTTACGATGACGACCCGCGTTCCAATCCGAATGCCCGTCGCTTCGATTTTCTGACATACTCGGATGCATTGGCTCGCGGCTTGAAAGTTGTAGATGCTGCCGCATTTGCTCTGAGTCGTGACAACGGACTGACCATGCGCGTGTTTGGAATGTCCGAACCAGGAAACATCACTAAGGCACTGATGGGCGAATCAATCGGTACGCTAGTGACTGCAACACCTTCAGATGACGAGGAGTAA
- a CDS encoding phosphatidate cytidylyltransferase — translation MSGRAGRNLPAAIATAIVLITIVGVAVAIGRWAVAAVVCVMSLVAIWELAAAVRRDGIIVPTAPLYVGAVAMIVCARQGGIGVSAGILALTVAIASAWRLLDPDGGRPHGRDLVYTAFIAVYVPFFASFVATMISGQSWRWVLVMYLAVTCSNDLGGWACGVLVGRHPMAPRISPKKSWEGFIGSVAMCMAVAACFIVPLGGRWWWGLVVGPLIAVAATVGDLTESMLKRDVGLKDMSGILPGHGGMMDRLDSVLMCAPVFTFIVSYALPGTLL, via the coding sequence GTGTCCGGACGCGCCGGACGTAACCTTCCAGCTGCGATCGCGACGGCAATCGTCCTCATCACGATTGTCGGCGTAGCTGTCGCTATTGGCCGGTGGGCCGTCGCCGCAGTCGTATGCGTGATGTCCTTGGTCGCCATCTGGGAGCTGGCCGCTGCTGTGCGCCGTGACGGCATTATCGTCCCGACTGCACCCCTTTATGTCGGTGCCGTTGCGATGATCGTCTGCGCCCGCCAGGGCGGGATTGGAGTAAGCGCCGGAATTCTGGCTCTCACTGTTGCCATCGCCAGCGCATGGCGTCTGCTCGACCCCGACGGTGGCCGCCCGCACGGACGAGACCTCGTTTACACGGCTTTTATCGCCGTATACGTACCGTTCTTTGCCTCATTCGTTGCCACAATGATCTCGGGTCAGTCGTGGCGCTGGGTTCTGGTGATGTATCTGGCGGTGACCTGCTCAAACGATCTGGGCGGCTGGGCCTGCGGTGTTCTCGTCGGCCGTCACCCGATGGCTCCGCGCATCTCTCCGAAGAAGTCGTGGGAAGGTTTTATTGGTTCGGTGGCCATGTGTATGGCTGTGGCAGCGTGTTTCATTGTGCCTCTCGGCGGACGCTGGTGGTGGGGTCTGGTTGTGGGTCCGCTCATTGCCGTGGCTGCCACCGTGGGTGATCTGACCGAATCCATGCTCAAACGCGACGTGGGACTGAAGGATATGTCGGGTATCCTGCCAGGCCACGGCGGAATGATGGATCGCCTCGATTCAGTGCTGATGTGCGCCCCGGTCTTCACGTTCATTGTCAGCTATGCATTGCCAGGGACACTGCTATGA
- the frr gene encoding ribosome recycling factor — translation MIDDVLLEAEDKMDSAIEVAKEDFGNIRTGRANVGMFQQIMVDYYGAPTPMQQLASFQIPEARTVLISPYDRNSTAEIMRAIRESDLGVNPSDDGNVIRVVLPSLTEERRRDYVKQAKTKAEEARVSVRAVRRKAMDQLNKMKKDGDAGEDEIERAEKSLENTTREHVSQIDELLESKESELLTI, via the coding sequence GTGATTGATGATGTTCTGCTCGAAGCAGAAGACAAAATGGACAGCGCCATCGAAGTGGCGAAGGAAGACTTCGGCAATATTCGCACTGGACGCGCCAACGTCGGCATGTTCCAGCAGATCATGGTGGACTATTACGGCGCACCCACACCGATGCAACAGCTGGCCTCGTTCCAGATTCCCGAGGCGCGCACCGTCCTGATCTCTCCTTACGATCGCAATTCGACCGCAGAGATCATGCGCGCTATCCGCGAATCTGACCTGGGTGTCAACCCCTCGGACGACGGCAACGTCATCCGTGTGGTGCTGCCATCGCTCACCGAGGAGCGTCGCCGCGACTATGTCAAGCAGGCCAAGACCAAGGCTGAAGAAGCTCGCGTGTCCGTGCGCGCCGTGCGACGCAAAGCCATGGATCAGCTCAACAAGATGAAGAAAGACGGAGACGCTGGGGAAGACGAGATCGAACGCGCGGAAAAGTCTTTGGAAAACACGACCCGCGAACACGTCAGCCAGATCGACGAGCTTCTCGAATCGAAGGAAAGCGAACTGCTGACGATCTGA
- the tsf gene encoding translation elongation factor Ts: MANFTAADVKALREQTGAGMMDVKKALTEADGDQAKALEIIRLKGLKSLSKREDRVASAGLLVGTVVDDKAGILVEVNSETDFVAKNQKFIDFAHSVLESAVNSGAATLEDLLAASHEEGTVQDALNTMGAVIGEKLEIRRIVRLEGELVTLYLHQTSPDLPAQVGVLVSTDEAGREIAHDVAMHIAAYQPMYLDRDHVPADVLAQERSTLEKITLQEGKPENIVPKIVEGRLNAYFKDNCLVDQEYARDPSKTVGQVLKEAGATLTDFVRLHVGA, from the coding sequence ATGGCGAATTTCACCGCTGCTGACGTCAAGGCTCTGCGTGAACAGACCGGCGCAGGCATGATGGACGTCAAGAAGGCACTGACCGAAGCTGACGGCGACCAGGCCAAAGCTCTTGAAATCATCCGACTCAAGGGCCTCAAGTCCCTGTCCAAGCGCGAAGACCGTGTTGCCTCGGCTGGACTGCTTGTCGGCACCGTTGTCGATGACAAGGCCGGCATCCTGGTTGAAGTCAACTCTGAGACCGACTTCGTTGCCAAGAACCAGAAGTTCATTGACTTCGCCCATTCGGTTCTCGAATCGGCAGTCAACTCCGGCGCAGCCACCCTCGAGGATCTTTTGGCAGCTTCCCATGAGGAAGGAACCGTGCAGGATGCGCTCAACACGATGGGCGCCGTGATCGGCGAAAAGCTTGAGATTCGCCGTATCGTCCGTCTCGAAGGCGAACTGGTCACCCTGTACCTGCACCAGACCAGCCCTGACCTACCTGCGCAGGTCGGCGTTCTCGTCTCCACTGACGAAGCTGGCCGCGAGATTGCACACGACGTTGCTATGCACATCGCTGCCTACCAGCCGATGTACCTTGACCGCGACCACGTTCCGGCCGATGTACTGGCACAGGAGCGCTCGACTCTCGAGAAGATCACGCTGCAGGAAGGCAAGCCTGAGAACATCGTTCCCAAGATCGTTGAAGGCCGCCTGAACGCATACTTCAAGGACAACTGCCTGGTCGACCAGGAGTACGCTCGTGACCCCTCCAAGACCGTTGGACAGGTTCTCAAGGAAGCCGGCGCAACTCTGACCGACTTCGTTCGTCTCCACGTCGGAGCCTAA